TCGCTTTCCGTATTTAATTTCATTAATGTGCTTAACACGATTCATGGTTCTAGTTCGGTTGAATATTTTTAACTGTTTTAACGGTTATAAAAGAACCACATATTGTTAGTTGCTTCCAAGAACCTCTGATACGACTCAATCTTTCAGAGAGCGCCCATGGATTCTTCAAAGCGTTCCTGGTCGTTGTCGACGCTGCCACCGGAGTTAATAGAAGAAATACTCTACAGGGCTCCGCCTGAATCTCTGATCCGAGCAAAACCGACGTGCAAGGAATGGTACTCTCTCATCACCAGCAAGAGATTCATCTACAATCACCTCGATCGCTCTCGCAAAAGATTCGTAAGAACCGTTGGTACGGTGCAAATCTTGGATCCGGTGACAAGAACACGCTCAGAGACACCACTCCCAAAAGAGTTCCAACGTCCATATGGTGTAAGAACGATGGTTCACTGCGATGGGCTCTTGCTCTGTATGTGTGGTTACTTTAATTACAGAAACACCAACCTCGCACTTTGGAATCCCGTTTTGAAGAAAATCACATGGATGAAACCCTCGACGTGTTTCACAACATCTGATTACTACGGAATTGGATACGAAATCAAGAAGTCTCGTTATGAGTACAAGATCCTGAGGTTTACTGATCACCGCTATGATCATAATGTTACGTATGATGAAGATGGACCGGAGGTTGAGGTATACGAGTGCAAGACTAACTCCTGGAGAACTCTTGACACCGAGGTTGATTGGCAAGTAGACCTCTCGTGCAAAGGTGCGGCTGTGATGGGGAACATGTACTGGGTTGCTAGTAAAGATGATGAACAATATATTCTAGGTTTCGATTTCTCTGTTGAGAGATTCAAGGACGTATGCTTTTGTCCTCCTCCCGCTTTCAATAATTATCTAGCTTGTTTCGATGGAGATAGGTTGTCTTTGCTACAGAAAGATGAAGAAGAACCATGGCATATTGTGGTGTGGCTTACAAACAAGTTGGCTGATGTGGATGTCTTGTTCACCAAGTATTTCATTGTGTCACGATCAGATGTTCCGGCGTTACTGGACCATACAGATATGGCTAATCCGGTATACTTCATTGGCAAGCATAAACGTATCATAGCATGGTGCGAGCGAGAGGTATTTGGAGGTGATGATGAGATTCCTCCTACTTGCATCATTTTTAATGAAGTCGATGAGGGTGGGGTAAGAACACAACTTGAGACAGAACGACACTGCGGGTATGGCTATTTTGGGACTTTCTTTTGTGGCTATGTGTACGTTCCAAGTCTGCTCCCTCTTCCTGTATAAGAGGTGGACAAGAGAGAGAGAGAGGGTTTTGTTTCATGTTCTAAGTTTAGTTTTAGTTGTTGATCTTCTCCACTGTAAAAAATGTTTTATGACATTCTTGAGAGGATTTGGGTTATGGTCTATAGTTGTATCATTTTCAACAACACAAATGAAATCATTTGGAAAGTGGTCATATGTGGTTGGACCATACAAATAATGCATGATCCACAACGTCATATATAGCCTTCCAACCGTTACTTCGCATTTTTAATTTGAACACTCACTATAAAAAGACTTAGAACCCAAGAAAAGAAATTTACCCTAATCATATATACGTGATGAATTCCCGCGAGTTTTAGTTGTTACTTTGATTTGATTGGTTTACGGATCCAATTTAGTTCGGTTTAACCTTAACCGGTTCACTTATATATTAAATCATTGAGTTGCTTAAAAAGATTCATGTTGGGTTCGGTTTAATCATTAACGGTTAAAAAAACCATGCATGCATCTTCTTCCTATATATGAAAGGAAAAGATTTATCCAAGAAACTACGTCCAATCATTCAGAGAGCGCGTCATGGCGTCATCACAGCGTTCATGGTCGTTGTCATCGCTGCCGCTCGATATGATAGAAGAAATATTCCACAGAACTCCGGCTGAATCTCTACTCCGATCTAAACCGACGCGCAAGAAATGGTACGATCTCATCAAGAACAAGAGGTTCATCTACGAACACTTGCGTCGCTCCCCGGGAAGATCCCGTAGAACCGATGAGAGACGATTCCTAAGAATCGACAAGACGGTACAAATCATGGAACCGGTGACAAGAACACGCTCAGAGAAACCGATCCCACACGAGCTCCAACCACTAGAAAACATCAAAGCCATGGTTCACTGCGACGGACTCATGTTGTGTATGTGCAGCGACATGGAATCAAGAATCGTCCACCTCGCTCTTTGGAACCCCCTCACGAGGCATATCACACTGATCCAGCCCTCGACACGTTTCACGACTTCTGATTACTACGGGATTGGACACGGCGTTAACAAGTATCGAGATGGTTACAAGATCCTTAGGTTTTCTGATCGCCGTTACGATAATCATCATCATCATCATCATTCTGAAGTGGATTTTGAGATTTATTACTGCGAGACGAGTTCTTGGAGAACCCTCGATGATGCCAAGGTTGATTGGAATGTGGATTTCACGTGCCATGGTGTGTCTGTTATGGGGAACATGTACTGGCTTGCTCATAGGGATGTTGAGGAGGAGGAGGAGCTCGAAAGCTGTATTCTAGGTTTCGATTTCACCGCTGAGAAATTCATGGACGTATGCTTTTGTCCTCCCATTTTTGATTACAACTACTTGAGCTGTTTCGGTGGAGATAGATTGTCTTTGCTACAACAAAATAACGACGAGCCAAGTCTTATTGAGGTGTGGGTTTCAAGCAAGTTGGCTGATGATGGGGGTGATGTCTCGTTTACAAAATATTTCAGTGTGGTCAGCCCTGATCTTCCATGGTTACATATCGAAAGATCAGAAAATGCTAGTCATCCGGTGTACTACATTGCCAAGAACAAACGTATCATAGCATGGTGCGAGGGACTGATGGATGACGGTGATAGACTCCCTGTTTGGATCATTCTCTATGAAATTGATGAGGGTGGTGTAAGAAATCAACTTGAGACAGAGCGACATTACGAGAATGACTATGTTGGCACCTTCCTTTGTGGTTACGTGTATGTTCCAAGTCTAGTCCCTCTTCCATGATAAGAGAAAGGAGGTTATGTTTTCATGTTCTAAGCTTTAGTTTTGGACTTTTAGTCTTTTGTTTGTTGATCTTCTGCAATGTAATGATGTTAGACATTGGTTTCCAATCTTGAAACGGTTTAGGTTATGGTTCACAGTTGTATACTTTCAAAACTTATGATACACATGGTTCACTGTCTTCACTCTTTCAATTGTATGTTTTATTGAAGGAATAATTTTTTTTTTAAACTTTGATGGCATGTATTTAAATAGCGCAAAGAGGTGTACAGTTTCATAACATCCTTAGAGTCCTCGTATGTAGAATATAACATGGTGACCGTATCAGTCTATCCTACAACATAGACCAGCAAAATAAACACAGAAAAAATCACGAAAAGCAATAATTTATTGTTATAAGTCCAGGAAAATTCATTTTTTTTCTACCCTATCCATTGCTCTTGTATATTATGTTGCCTGGCTGACCATATAACTAGTTGAAGTGTACGCTTTTCTCATTCTTAGAAACAAACCATCGTTATTGCAGATCCTTAATAGGGGTTTTTAGCTAAATGAGTGATTTAATTAAATCAAAAATAAATATAATTATAGTTACCGATCCTTAAGAAAGGATTCTGGTGACCAATCTTTTGTGGGTTTTTGACACCACGTGTGAGCCAAACAAGATATATCATTTTTTTTCTTTTTTCTCTCGTGCTCTCCGTCGTCTTCTCTTGTCTTCTCCGCCGTCTCTTCATGTCGTCGTCACTTCTCGCAAGCAAGTCTCTTCTCGCAAGCAGGTCCTCCTCCAATTCTCCGGTTTTTCTACCTATGAATCATCGAAAGTTTCCATCTTTTTTTCTAGGATTTAACATTGTTGATTCAAATTAAAATATCTCCTTTCAGTAAGCTGTTTGTGTGTCTGAATTTGTTTGCAACATGATTGGAAAGTTCCGGTACAGTTTGAAGTCATATTTGTTGATTGATTATGGAGAATCAGCCTGACATCAACGTGAGGATGAGAGGCATCCTTGTTGATTGGTTGATTGAGGTTAGTACAGAGTCT
This sequence is a window from Brassica oleracea var. oleracea cultivar TO1000 chromosome C1, BOL, whole genome shotgun sequence. Protein-coding genes within it:
- the LOC106300776 gene encoding putative F-box only protein 15, with product MASSQRSWSLSSLPLDMIEEIFHRTPAESLLRSKPTRKKWYDLIKNKRFIYEHLRRSPGRSRRTDERRFLRIDKTVQIMEPVTRTRSEKPIPHELQPLENIKAMVHCDGLMLCMCSDMESRIVHLALWNPLTRHITLIQPSTRFTTSDYYGIGHGVNKYRDGYKILRFSDRRYDNHHHHHHSEVDFEIYYCETSSWRTLDDAKVDWNVDFTCHGVSVMGNMYWLAHRDVEEEEELESCILGFDFTAEKFMDVCFCPPIFDYNYLSCFGGDRLSLLQQNNDEPSLIEVWVSSKLADDGGDVSFTKYFSVVSPDLPWLHIERSENASHPVYYIAKNKRIIAWCEGLMDDGDRLPVWIILYEIDEGGVRNQLETERHYENDYVGTFLCGYVYVPSLVPLP
- the LOC106303371 gene encoding putative F-box only protein 15 is translated as MDSSKRSWSLSTLPPELIEEILYRAPPESLIRAKPTCKEWYSLITSKRFIYNHLDRSRKRFVRTVGTVQILDPVTRTRSETPLPKEFQRPYGVRTMVHCDGLLLCMCGYFNYRNTNLALWNPVLKKITWMKPSTCFTTSDYYGIGYEIKKSRYEYKILRFTDHRYDHNVTYDEDGPEVEVYECKTNSWRTLDTEVDWQVDLSCKGAAVMGNMYWVASKDDEQYILGFDFSVERFKDVCFCPPPAFNNYLACFDGDRLSLLQKDEEEPWHIVVWLTNKLADVDVLFTKYFIVSRSDVPALLDHTDMANPVYFIGKHKRIIAWCEREVFGGDDEIPPTCIIFNEVDEGGVRTQLETERHCGYGYFGTFFCGYVYVPSLLPLPV